In Candidatus Zixiibacteriota bacterium, a single genomic region encodes these proteins:
- a CDS encoding ABC transporter ATP-binding protein: MSQLSALKMNLLTKNYASLRAVDNISFTVNAGEIVGLLGPNGAGKSTTINMILGILKPNSGNIEIFGKDALAYRADISKQLNFAAVYAKLPPNLTVRQNLRVFSLLYGVPKPKRRVEELLAEFELTEFADVKAGLLSSGEMSRLSLAKAIINNPRLLLLDEPTASLDPSIALQIRQKVRRYVDSTGTAVLWTSHNMREIEEVCDRVLFLSHGKILLSGDPRLLPSANGKKDLEELFIAVAREPVSLKE, encoded by the coding sequence ATGAGCCAACTGTCTGCACTGAAAATGAATCTGCTGACAAAAAACTATGCTTCCCTCCGGGCTGTGGACAATATCAGTTTCACCGTGAATGCCGGCGAAATTGTCGGTCTGCTCGGTCCCAATGGCGCCGGCAAATCGACCACCATCAATATGATTCTGGGGATTCTGAAGCCGAATTCAGGAAATATCGAGATATTCGGGAAAGACGCCCTCGCTTACCGGGCGGATATCAGCAAGCAACTGAATTTTGCCGCCGTTTATGCCAAATTGCCCCCCAACCTGACTGTCCGCCAGAATCTTCGCGTATTCTCTCTTCTTTACGGAGTTCCGAAACCAAAGAGACGAGTGGAAGAGTTGCTCGCCGAATTCGAATTGACTGAGTTTGCCGATGTCAAAGCCGGTTTGCTGTCTTCCGGCGAGATGAGCCGCCTCAGTCTCGCCAAAGCGATTATCAACAATCCGCGCCTGCTTCTGCTGGATGAGCCGACCGCCTCCCTTGACCCCAGTATTGCCCTGCAGATACGGCAGAAGGTTCGTCGTTATGTCGACAGTACCGGCACCGCCGTCCTCTGGACCTCCCATAATATGCGGGAAATTGAAGAAGTCTGTGACCGGGTTCTTTTTCTTTCGCACGGGAAGATTTTATTGTCGGGCGACCCGCGCCTTTTGCCGTCAGCAAACGGCAAGAAAGACCTCGAGGAACTGTTCATTGCGGTTGCCCGCGAACCGGTTTC